The Sporomusaceae bacterium FL31 genome contains a region encoding:
- a CDS encoding RNA-binding transcriptional accessory protein — MLIHEIPATIAREIGTKVKQVEATIQLLDDGNTIPFIARYRKEVTEELNEEHIRTIDERLQYLRNFVKRQEDILASIEEQNKLTPELAQAINSTTKLQALEDLYLPFRPKKRTRAQIARERGLQPLADVIAAQEITSGDPLTIAEAYINAEKEISSAELALAGALDIIAETVCEQADIRAMIRKQLWQTAEISTELAVDEAAGKEFLTYKEYHEPVNRMPSHRILAVNRGEKKDVLKVKLEAKHDSNIALIAKQIITQPSIFQTCLTDAITDGYKRLLFPALEREIRSLLSENAETQAIRVFGLNLRQLLLQPPLAGHTVIGLDPGYRTGCKMAVVDPTGTVLATNTLYMTMSDAQQQRAAEALLSAIEQYGVTLISIGNGTASYETEEFVAKLIQAHQLAVHYIIVNEAGASVYSASKLAKDELPDLDVSLRGAVSIARRIQDPLAELVKIDPKSIGVGQYQHDVNQKGLTATLDSVVESAVNHVGVELNTASIELLKHVSGINATVAKNIVAFRDANGSFKNRAQLLKVPRLGQSAFTQCAGFLRLQTGINPLDNTPVHPESYGLAEAILEKLGFTPADLANKDTLKLIQEQAQSAPAEKLAQELNAGLPTVRDILSALAKPGRDPREDLPAPLTRKNIVKLSDIQPGTVVKGTVHNVTDFGVFVDIGIKTNGLIHRSELSTRHFKHPLDVVSVGDVLDVMVIGVDPDRNRIALSLKQLPKA, encoded by the coding sequence ATGTTAATTCATGAAATACCTGCTACTATTGCCCGTGAAATAGGCACGAAAGTAAAACAAGTTGAAGCTACCATTCAACTCTTGGATGATGGCAATACCATTCCTTTTATCGCCCGTTACCGCAAAGAAGTGACCGAAGAATTAAACGAAGAACACATTCGTACCATTGATGAACGCTTACAATATTTACGTAACTTTGTAAAACGCCAGGAAGATATTTTAGCCAGTATTGAAGAACAAAATAAATTGACACCGGAACTGGCGCAAGCGATAAATTCTACCACAAAACTACAAGCACTGGAAGATCTCTATCTGCCATTTAGACCGAAGAAACGTACCCGTGCTCAAATAGCCCGCGAAAGAGGCCTGCAACCATTAGCCGATGTCATTGCCGCCCAGGAAATCACCTCAGGTGACCCTTTGACTATTGCCGAAGCTTATATCAATGCTGAAAAAGAAATTAGTTCTGCTGAACTTGCTCTGGCTGGAGCACTGGATATTATTGCTGAAACAGTCTGTGAACAAGCCGATATCCGCGCGATGATTCGAAAACAACTTTGGCAAACGGCTGAAATCAGTACCGAACTGGCTGTTGATGAAGCAGCCGGCAAGGAATTCCTGACTTACAAAGAATATCATGAGCCAGTAAACCGCATGCCTTCTCATCGCATCCTGGCTGTCAACAGGGGTGAGAAAAAAGACGTCTTAAAAGTCAAGCTTGAAGCCAAGCATGACAGCAATATTGCCCTGATTGCTAAACAAATCATTACACAGCCCTCTATTTTCCAAACCTGTCTGACTGACGCCATTACCGACGGCTACAAAAGGCTTTTGTTTCCGGCTTTAGAACGGGAAATCCGTTCATTACTTTCTGAAAACGCTGAAACTCAGGCCATTCGTGTATTTGGCCTCAATCTGCGTCAACTGCTCCTGCAGCCGCCATTAGCCGGTCATACCGTTATTGGCTTGGATCCAGGCTATCGTACTGGCTGCAAAATGGCGGTCGTTGACCCCACAGGAACGGTACTGGCAACCAATACGCTCTATATGACCATGAGCGATGCCCAGCAGCAGCGCGCTGCCGAGGCTTTGCTGAGTGCCATTGAGCAATATGGCGTCACTTTAATTTCGATTGGCAATGGAACCGCGTCTTACGAAACTGAAGAGTTTGTCGCCAAACTGATTCAAGCTCATCAGCTTGCAGTTCATTATATTATTGTCAACGAAGCTGGTGCGTCGGTCTATTCGGCTTCTAAGCTAGCCAAAGATGAATTGCCTGATTTAGATGTTTCCTTACGGGGCGCCGTTTCGATTGCCCGCCGCATTCAAGATCCGTTGGCCGAGCTTGTAAAAATTGACCCAAAATCAATCGGCGTCGGGCAATACCAGCATGATGTCAATCAGAAAGGCCTGACTGCCACGCTGGATTCAGTCGTAGAATCGGCCGTAAATCATGTTGGTGTTGAGTTAAATACAGCCTCTATTGAACTGCTCAAACATGTGTCTGGCATCAACGCCACCGTAGCTAAAAACATTGTAGCTTTTCGTGATGCCAATGGCTCTTTTAAAAATCGCGCCCAATTATTAAAAGTCCCGCGCCTGGGTCAGTCCGCATTTACCCAGTGTGCCGGCTTCCTACGCCTGCAGACAGGCATCAACCCGCTTGATAATACTCCAGTTCATCCCGAATCTTATGGTTTAGCTGAGGCAATTTTGGAAAAGCTGGGCTTCACCCCTGCTGACTTGGCCAATAAAGATACCCTCAAATTGATTCAAGAACAAGCTCAATCGGCTCCGGCTGAGAAATTAGCCCAAGAGCTCAATGCTGGGTTGCCAACAGTGCGTGACATTCTTTCCGCTTTGGCCAAGCCTGGCCGTGATCCGCGTGAAGATTTGCCAGCCCCGCTTACCAGAAAGAACATTGTCAAGCTGAGTGATATTCAGCCAGGTACTGTCGTAAAAGGCACTGTCCACAATGTAACTGATTTTGGCGTATTTGTGGATATCGGTATAAAAACCAATGGGCTGATTCATCGCTCCGAACTCAGTACCCGCCATTTCAAACATCCGCTTGATGTTGTTTCAGTTGGTGATGTTCTCGATGTCATGGTTATTGGGGTTGATCCTGATCGCAACCGAATCGCCCTTAGCTTAAAACAACTGCCAAAAGCATAA